In Actinomadura luteofluorescens, the sequence CTCCTCATCGACTGAGCGACACGGGAGCGAACGCAGAGTCACCGCTTTCCCATGTGCCGCCCGCCCCTTCCCCATTAGCCTTGGACCCGTCAGAGCCCAGGACGAACAAGGGGTGCCAGTGACCGGACAGGAACCGATCCTCAGCGACGGGGTCATCATCGAGTTCATCGATGGCAAGGACGTCCCCGTCCAGCACAAGGACTTCGGTGAGCGGGCCGTCGTGATGCGCGACGCCAAGAACCCGGAGGGCCCGATCCTCTACTTCACCGAGGCCGAGTGGGACGCCTTCATCGCCGGCGTCAAGGACGGCGAGTTCGACGACCTCCTGGAAGACCCCACCGAGGCCCCGTGACCGGAAAACGCCCCCGGCCACCACCGGGGGCGTCCTCACCTGACGACCGGCAGACGGCTCAGCCGAACAGATCGTCGACGCACTCGACCTTGATGGCGCGGACCAGCCACTGATCCAGCAGCTGCTCGTCAGTGCAGGCCAGGATCTGCTCCCGCACCTCGTCCGACACCGACAGCCCCCGCGCATCGAGGACCTTCAGCACCGACTTCGCCTCGCCCTTGACCTCGCCCTTGGCCTGGGAGCGCAGGAAGAGGTCGCTCTTGAACTCGTAGTCGACGATGTCAGTTTTCACAAGTTCCTCCAGGATGCGACGCGCGGCCTTCGGCAGCGCGTTGAGCACGAGGTCAGTGTATAGGTCGGCATTCTCGCGGCCCGCGTTCTCGATGGTGACGAGGGCGGCATGAATGATCTCTATCGCCTCCCGGTCGGGAGGGGTGACGTTCGCCAGGGCGCCCACGATGGCCATCTCAGGTGCCTGTGCAGCCTGCTCGGTACTGGCGACGAGTGGGCCGACTCCGGGACCGACCACCAGTGGCCGGAGGTCGAAGCCCGGATGGCCGATCTTGATCGGTTCGCGGGCCCAGTCGGCCACCGGGCGTTCGGGGCAGATGACGAGCAGGTAGCACGGGCAGCGCGTCCTGGCTTTGAGGGTGGTGAGGTAGACGGGCCACGAGCGGCG encodes:
- a CDS encoding DUF397 domain-containing protein — protein: MTGQEPILSDGVIIEFIDGKDVPVQHKDFGERAVVMRDAKNPEGPILYFTEAEWDAFIAGVKDGEFDDLLEDPTEAP